The sequence CAGATCTGCCCAGCGGCGATGACCTCTCCAGCCTGGAAGAGATCCTGGGCACGCTGTAAGTGGCTGGCAAACGGATCCTGGGTGTCGGACATGGCCTATTCGAGGGAGAACTGGTCTTCGGGTCGGATGAGCAGCATGAAGGTGCTCTTGCCGCAGGTGAATTCCTGGCGATCCATGAGTTGAACGGTGCCTTGAATGGTTTGCCCATCAACGAACGTGCCATTGGTGCTTTCCAGGTCCGTCAACCAGGCCGTCCCATCGTTATGGATGGCCAGGGATGCGTGCTGCCTGGAGGTTTCGGGATCGTGGGTGATGATTTCGCCCTGGTCGCGTCCGATGACGAGGCTCGGCCTGTCTATGACGCGCACCGTCGAAGCCAGGGGGCCCGTGAGGAAGGCCAGGCTGAATTTGATCCCCTTGGGCATGACGCCGGCATGGATGCCGTCGAGCATGCTCTGCCTGTCCCGGCGGGCGGTCGAATGCGCGGTGGTGGAGGGTGAATCGATCTGGGGGGGTGGCGGCGGGGGAGGCGGGGGAGGCGGAGGGACGTCATCCTGCCGGATGGTCTGGTAGGAACTCGGGTTGGGAACCAGGCCGGGGGGAAGGTCAAAAGGATCCACCGGGGGTGGGGTGAAGGCTTGGGTCCTCTGGACCACCGGGGACCCAGGCGCCGCTGGAACCTCCACAAAGACCTGATCGAAGAGCGCTTCGGAATCCGTGTCTACGGGGGGCTGGGCGGGGTTGAAGACCTCGAACACGTGGCTGCACTTGGGGCAGCGGAAGCGTTTGCTCAACGCGCCTTGGAAACGGGCCTCGTCGTATTGAAAGCGGGCCGAGCAGGATGGACAAACCACGATCATGGGATTCCTCAGTGTGCTGATTCCCCTAGTGTAGATTTATTTCTTCCTTGTCGCGAAAAAGCTGAACTCGGATTTGAGAGAAACACCTCCGGGCAGCTTGAAACCCGTGACGCCTGGGGGCAAAGGCTGGTTTGTCTGGAGGGCGCCCAATTCCAACTGCCAGGTGTCGCCGCTCCGCTCCACCCACTGGAGCTGGCGGGGCAGGTTGGAGTCCTGGTCCACCCAGATGTACAAGCTTTGCATCCTCTTTTTCATGCCCAGCGTCCTGGGCGTGAGCATCAGGAAATAGGTGCCCGCCACCTCCTTGGACTGGCCAAGCCCGATTTGGAAATACTCGCCGAGATAGGAAAGTTTTTGACCAAGGCCCAGGAATTTCCGATTGGAGTTCTTGATGACCCCAATTTTCACGAATTGCGCCTCCTTGGAGCCAGGGCTGTAGGAGATCAGCGCCTTCGGCGTGAGATGAAGGACCAGGTCCTCTGGCGCGGAAAAAATGAAATGGGCGAACTCCGAGCCCTGGAGATACAGGGTGCCCTTGGTGACCGTGGGCGTTTTCAACATGGAGCGCCGGATCGTCAGCGTGAAAGGCGCCTGCAACGTGTCGACCTTGGCCTGGGCCGCGTCGAACCGCTCCACCAGCTCCTTGAGAGGCGCCGCGGCCTGGCCAGCCACGGGCACGGCCGCAACGAGCGCTATACAGGTGATCAGAAAGTTCATCAGCTTCATGGGAAATCCTTGCGGGTTGCTTCTCTCGGTCGGGAGGAGGGGAGATGGACTCAGCGGCTTCGCCGCCCTCAATGGAATGCCGCCAGGACCGGTGGTAGTTCCGGCCGGAGCGGCTCCCGCTGGTGGGCAAGGTGCAGCGAGGCCTGCCATCCCCGCAACACTTCAGCGGCCACCACGCGCACCAGTTCCGGATCGTTGTTCTGTTCGCTAAGGTGGGCCATCACCACCGTGCGCAATCTGGGCGAGAGGACGGAGGCCAGCAGTTCGGCCATGGACACATTGCTCAGATGCCCCACGCGGCTGAGGATGCGCGCCTTCAGCAGCGGCGGGTAACCGCCCTCGCGCAGCATATCCACATCATGGTTGGCCTCCAGCACCAGCAGGTCCAGATCACGGCAGTGGTCCGCCACCAGGGCCGTCGGATTGCCCAGGTCCGTGACGACCGCCGCGTTGCACCCATCCACCTCCACCCGATAAGCCACGGGGTCCGTGGCGTCGTGGGGAAGGGTGAAGGGATGCACCCTCCAACCGCACCAGTCCAGCGCGAAGCCTGCCCGCAGCGGGATCCAGCGATTGCCTGGAATGTCGATCCCATGGATCCGCTCCACCGCCAGCTTGGTTTCGGGAGTGGCCAGGAAAACCCAATTGGTGTTGCGCAGGATCACCCCCACCGCGCCGATGTGGTCCGAATGTTCATGGGTGAGGGCCACAGCCCTGATGGTCCGAGGGTCCAGCCCCAGGGACTCCATGCGCACCCGCACCTGCTTGAGCGAGAGGCCCGCATCGATGAGCAGCGTGCGTTCACCATCGCTGAAGGCATGGCAGTTGCCCTTGGAACCCGATGCCAGCGCCGCGTAATGCATGGTCCAGGATAGCCCTTCAGGGCGCTCCCGCGCGATGATGGCCCATGGATTCCACCCTCCGCGCCTCCATCCTCGCCGACCTTGATCTCCACGTGCGCCACCGGGTGGCCATGTTCAAGGACATGGATTACGGGACCGACGCGGGCCGCGACGCCATGGCCGCGGCGTTCCGGGATCGCCTGCGCACCTGGCTGAGCACCGGCGAGGTCCGGGGTGTGGTGGCCGAAGCCGGTGGCCAGGCGGTCGCGGGCGCCTTGCTGCAGCTCAAAGAATCCCTGCCCAATCCCCTGAGTCCCCAGGCCGTGCGCGGCTACCTGTTCAACGTCTACACCGATCCCGCCTTCCGGGGCCAGGGCCTGGCCAGGAAACTGACCCTGGCCCTGCTAGACGTGGCCAAGGCCCAGGGCATCGGCATGGTCGAACTCCACGCCAGCAAACATGCCGAAGCCCTGTACCGCTCCATGGGCTTCGAACCCACGCCGGAATTCAGGCTCATCCTGGATGAGGGGATCCAGAAGCCCGGGCAGTGGAAGGAACGGCGTTAGAGCGTGTTTTAAAATTCCCCCGCGCCGCGCTGGGAGCGCCGGGCGAGCGGGGCAAGGCAGCCGACCACGGCGTATCGCCTATACGCCACGGGAGGGTAACGCAGCCCCGCGAAGCCCGCCGCCCCAGCCCGAAGGGACGGGGTCAGCCGCGCGCATCGCGGCGTCACGGGCCTTGAGCGTATGACCGATACGCCACTGCGGCCCCTTCCTTGCGCTGCATCGCGGCTGACCTCCGTCGCGGCACGGAGGAATTTTAAAACACGCTCTTAGCTCAGGCGCGAGGGGAGGGGGTCCAGAGGGCAAGGCCCAGGATGGCCAGGCTGCACAGCAAGGCACAGGGAAGGCTGGCCTCAAGACCGAAGGAGCCCCCGGTAAGCCATTCCGGACGGCCCTCGAAAACCGGGGTCACCCAGCCATGGGTGTCCATGGTTCCGCTCACGCCAAAGCCCAACAGGCTGCCCTGAGCCCAATTCCAGCCCAGATGGATGCCCATCGGCAAGGCCAGGCGCTGGGTCTTCAAGTAGGCGAGCCCCAGGAGGAGTCCGGCCAGAAAAATATTGAGCATCGCCCAGAGCCTGACGGAACCGCCCATCCCCGGATTGTCCCAATGGGCGTAGGCGAACCAGAGGCCCATGAGCGGCAGCGCAATCCAGGTCCCGGTGCCCTTCATCAACCGCTGGAACAGGTACCCGCGGAACAGCAGCTCCTCGTTGACGGCCACCGCCAGGTACAGCCAGGCACCGGCTGCCAGTTCGCCGAAATGCGCGCCGCCGCTCCGTTGCCAATGGAAGCCGTGGACCGCGAAGATGAGGCCGGCCACCAGCAGCATCAGGAGCAGGCCCCCGATCGTGCCCAGCGCGAAATCGCCGCCCCAGCGCAAGGTTGGTTTCAGTCCCGCCACCGGCAATGGCTGCCGCTCCAACCGGAGACAGAAGGCCGTGGGGACCAGGACAGCCAGGGCCATGCCCCACTCAAAACCCAATACCTTCCATAGGCCGAGCAGGCCCAGAAGCATCATGCAGAGGTAGAGAAGGATCCCGAAGCCCAGAATCTTCCATCCATTCCGGACCGAACCGCTGGCGTCGAGAAAGGCCCCCTTGACCACGACCTAATGGCCCGCTTCGGCGAAGGCCCGGGCGACTTCCAGGTAGACCTTTTCTTCCCCGGGTTTCAGGATGCAGGCCCTCGAAAACCAGGCGGCCGCCTCTTTGCGGTGGCCGCCCGCCAGGAAGGCCCGGCCGAATTCGATGAAGCGGCGCCAATCCCCCCCATCCAAGGCGGCGGCGATTTGAGCGTAGCGGTTGGCTTCACCGGCGAGACCCGCTTCCGCCAGATCGATGGCGATGAGGCCCATGACCTCGCGGTTTCCGGGATCCCGGCTGGCCGCGAGGTCGTAGGTCGCCAGGGCTTCCTTCCGCTGGCCCTGCTTCAATTGCGCAAATCCCATCAGCCTCAGGACCTTCCCGTCCTTCGGTTCCAGCGTCGTGGCGATCAAGAAGGCCTCATCAGCGGATTTGCTGTCCCCGCCCGCCAGAAAGTAGCGCCCGCATTCCGCCAGGAGCTTGGCGTCCCGCGGCTTCAGGCTCCGGGCCTGCCCGGCACAGGCCTTGAGAATCGCTTTGCGGTCCCCCATGAAGAAGGATTCGCTGAAGGGCGTCTGGGCAGCCAGCGCAGAGGCGGCGAACAAGAGGGTCGGAATCGTGATCCTGCGGATCATGGGGCCTCCGGGAAAGGGGTTAGTTTAAGGGCCGTTGCCGATGAACGCGGTATAAATTTGAATGGCCGATTCCACCCAGCATCTGCTCCAGCGGGCCTTCGCGCACCACCAGGCCGGACGGCACTCCGAGGCCGAGCCCCTCTACCGCGAAATCCTCAGCCGGAATCCCGGGGACCCCAATGCGCTCCATCTGCTGGGCGTCCTGGCCCAGGAGGCGGGACGCAACGAGGAGGCCGTGGACCTCATCAAGAGAGCCATCCAGGCCTTTCCTTTCGGGCCGGCCTTCCACAACAACCTGGCCAACGCCCTGAAAGCGCTGGGCCGCCTGGAAGAAGCGCGGATCGCCTATCTGGAGGCCCTGCGGCTCCAGCCCGACTACACCGAGGCCCAGAGCAGCCTTGGCCTTGTGCTCCATGCCCTCAAGCGCTGGGATGAAGCCGTGGCGGTCTTTTCCGCCGCCCTCCGGCAGCGGCCGAACCACCCGACCGTGCTAAACAATCTTGGCGTGAGCCTGAACCTCATGGGGCGCTTGGAGGAAGCAGCCGCTGCTTTCCGGCAATCCCTCGCCGCGCACCCTGACCAGCCCGAAACCCACAACAACCTGGGCAATGTCCTGTACGAACTGGGAGACGTCGAAGGCGCCATGGCCCATAGCCGCCAGGCGCTTGAATTGAGGCCCGGCTACACCGGCGCCCACAGCACGCTCCTGCTCCGGTTGAATTACGAGCCGGACCTCGGATCCCAGGAGCTCTTCGAGGCCCATAAGGAGTGGTCGCGGGTCCACGAAACGCCTCATCTCGCGCGGACCCGGGATTTCCATGTGGACCTGGCGCCCGGACGGCCCCTGCGTGTGGGCTACGTCTCCCCGGATTTCCGCCGCCACTCCGTGGCGGCTTTCTTCGAGCCCCTGTTGGCGGCCCATGACCGGACCCGGGTGGAGGTCCACTGCTATTCCCAGGTGGCCCATCCGGACGACATCACCCGCCGCCTGTGCTCCCTGTCGGACCATTGGTTGAAGGTCGTCGGCTTGAGCGATGATGCGCTGGCCGAAGTCATCCAGCAGGACCGCATCGACGTCCTGGTGGACCTCGCGGGCCACACGGCGAACAACCGGCTGCCCCTGTTCGCCCGGCGCCCGGCGCCGGTCCAGGTGACCTGGCTTGGATATCCCAACACGACGGGCATGCAGGCCTTCAGCGCGCGGTTCACGGATGAGGTTGCGGACCCCCAGGGCGCCGAGGCCCTCCACTCCGAGCCGCTCTTCCGCCTGCCCCGCGGCTTCCTCTGCTACGGCCCCCCGAGCGGGGCCCCGCCCGTGGCGCCCCTCCCCGCGCACCGCCAGGGCCACTTCACCTTCGGCTCCTTCAACAGCCTGCTGAAGGTGAATCCAGGCGTCATCACGGCCTGGGCGGAGATCCTGAAGCGGACGCCGGGCAGCAAGCTGGTCTTGAAGGGCATGCTGCAGCGCGACGGGGCCAACCGCCAGCGGTTCGAACGGGCTTTCGCAGAGATTGGGATCGACCCCGACCGCCTTGAACTCGCGCCCGCAGTCCCGGAATTCCGGGATCATCTCGCCACCTACAACCAAGTGGATCTGGCCCTGGATCCCTTCCCCTACAACGGCACCACCACCACCTGCGAAGCCCTTTGGATGGGCGTGCCGACGCTCACCCTGCGGGGCGACCGCCATGCCGGTCGGGTCGGCGCCAGCATCCTCACTCGCGTTGGACTCGAATCCTTCATCGCCGAAGATCTGGATTCCTATATCCAATCAGCCGTGGCCTGGACCGGCCGCCTGGGTGAACTCGCTGGCATCCGCGCGGGCCTTCGGGAACGCATGGCGGCCTCGGATCTCTGCGATGCCCGCGGTTTTGCCGCGCAGGTGGAAAACGCCTTCGAGGCCTTGTGGAAACAGTGGGAAAACGTCCGAGATCAGCGCTCCGCGCCCCCATCGGCATAGATCAGGGCCAGCTCGTTCCACATGCGCTCTTCCTTGGGTTTGCCCTCGACGGTATGCATGGCCCATTCAGCGGCCAAGTCCAACTTTCCGTTGCGCACCGCGGCACGGGTGAACTCGGCACAGTTCTGCCAGTCCTTGGGGTCCAGGATCCAGGCGCGCTTCATGAGTTCCACGGCCTTCTCCGTCATCCCCGCATCCAGGAGGTTCACCGCGGCTTTGGAAAAAGCGTTCTTCGCTTTGGGATCCATGACCACCATCTTGTCCAGGGCGGCCACGGCTTCCGGTTTGAACCCGTTCTTCAACCAGGCAAAGGCGATCAGGCGGTGGGTCTCGCCATCCTTGGGATCGTCGATCAGGGCCGCCACAAAGGCGCCTTCAGCCTTGGGGCGGTCGCCACTCGCCAGGTAGGCGCGGCCGTACTCCGCCAGCAGCCGGCTGTCCTTAGGCTGAATGGCCCGGGCGCGGTCTGCGCATCCGGCCATTACGGCGCGGGGATCGCCCTTGAAGAAAGCCTGGTCCACACCGGCAGGAGCCTGGGCGAGGAGAGGCGCCGCAATCAGAAGGAGGGTCGGAAATCGCATGGTGGCTCCGGAATCGTGGGTCCAGCTCAAAGAGGAATGTTTCCGTGTTTCTTGGGCGGTGTCGCGTCTCGTTTTGTGTCGAGCAGGGCCAAGGCCCTGACCAGTTTCTTGCGGGTTTCGCGGGGCAGGATGACCTCGTCCACGAAGCCGAATTCCGCGGCGATATAAGGATTGGCGAATTTCTCGTTGTAGTCGGCGATGAGCTCCGCCCGCTTGGCCACCGGGTCCGCCGCGCCCGCCACGGCTTTGCCGTGGAGGACGTTCACCGCTCCTTCGGCGCCCATGACCGCGATTTCCGCGGTGGGATAGGCATAGTTGAAATCCGTGCGGATGTGCTTGGAGGCCATGACGCAATAGGCGCCGCCGTAGGCTTTGCGGGTGATGATGGTGATTTTAGGGACCGTGGCTTCGCAGAACGCGAAGAGCAGTTTCGCGCCATGGCGGATGATGCCGCCATGCTCCTGGTTCACGCCGGGCAGGAAACCGGGAACATCCTCGAAGGTGATGATGGGGATATTGAAGGCGTCGCAGAAGCGCACGAACCGCGCGCCCTTCTCGGAGGCCGAGATGTCCAGCACACCCGCCAGGAAGGCCGGCTGGTTGGCCACGATGCCCACGCTGCGGCCTTCGATGCGGGCGAAACCCACGACGATGTTGGGCGCGAAAGCCTCGTGCACCTCGAAAAAAGCCGCGTCGTCCACGATGCCCTTGATGATGAGCCGGATGTCGTAGGGCTTGCTGGCGTCGTCCGGAACGATGCTGTCCAGGTCTGGGTTCTCCAGCGACTGCGGCGTCCGCGGCGCCTTTCGGGGAGCTTCGCCCAGGTTATTGCTGGGCAGGAAGGAAAGCAGTTCGCGCGTGTGCGCAAGCGCCGCCAGGTCGCTTGCTTGAACAAAATGCGCGACCCCGCTGCGCGCGCTGTGGGTGGTGGCGCCGCCCAACTCTTCCTTGGTCACTTCCTCGTGGGTGACGGCCTTGATGACATCGGGGCCCGTCACGAACATGTAGCTCGTACCGCGGACCATGGTGATGAAATCCGTGATGGCGGGGCTATAGACCGCGCCCCCGGCGCAGGGTCCCATGATGAGCGAGATCTGCGGCACCACCCCGCTGGCGAGCGTGTTCCGCAAGAAAATATCCGCATAGCCGCCCAGGGATACGACACCTTCCTGGATGCGGGCGCCACCGCTGTCGTTGAGGCCGATGACCGGACAGCCGATCTTCATGGCCAGGTCCATCACCTTGCAGATCTTCTTGGCGTAGCCCTCGGACAGCGACCCCCCGAAAACCGTGAAATCCTGGGCGAAGATCGCCACGGGGCGGCCATCCACCCGTCCGAAGCCCGTGATCACGCCATCCCCGGGAATCTTTTCCAGATCCGGCGTGCGATGCACCATCAGCGCATCCATCTCCTCGAAGGAGCCTTCATCAAGGAAGGCCGCAATGCGTTCCCGGGCCGTGAGCTTGCCGCCCTCGTGCTGTTTGGAAACCCGGGCTTCGCCCCCACCCGCCAGCGCCGCAGCGTGCTTGGCCTTGAGGGTCTCTATCTTTTTTTCCAGGGACACGAGGGCTCCATCCGAAATGGAATGACAAGGCGGCCACTTAGGCAGAATCGAAGCCCAGTTTACGCTTGTATCCCCTGACCTACCTCAGTGTTTGCTGGACTAGAAACCGGGCGAACTTGTCGGACCACTTCTCCACCTTGTCTTCGAGATTGGACATGAAGGTTGCACTCACCACGCGGTGATGGACAGCCATGAGCAGCTCATGGGTCTTGGCATCCACCACCTTCATGTCCCAGGTCAACGTGGCGCTGCCGGCGCCGTATCCGACCATGAATTTGGCGGCCTTGCTGCCCGCATTGCAGTCCACAACCCGGCCAATCAATTCCAGGTCTCCCTCAGTCCGGCTGACCTTGGCCTTGCCTTCAAACGCGCCCGACAAAGCTCCGCGGATCTGACTGGGCATCGCGTCGGTCAGAGCCATGGCCTTGGAATTGTCCTTGCCATCCCGGCCCTTTTCCAGCATCACCGGGTCATCCCAGTTCTTGAAGGCGATGGTGCGGCCTGATAATTTCGTGCCCGGTTTGATCCAGTAGAAATCGATATCTTCACCCTTGGCAAAGGCAACCTTCTCCCCAAACCACGCCATCTGGAGCAATCCCTTGTCCAGGGTTTCGGTGATCGTTGGCTTTGGGGCTGCAATCACGGGGGCC comes from Holophagaceae bacterium and encodes:
- a CDS encoding zinc-ribbon domain-containing protein; the protein is MIVVCPSCSARFQYDEARFQGALSKRFRCPKCSHVFEVFNPAQPPVDTDSEALFDQVFVEVPAAPGSPVVQRTQAFTPPPVDPFDLPPGLVPNPSSYQTIRQDDVPPPPPPPPPPPPQIDSPSTTAHSTARRDRQSMLDGIHAGVMPKGIKFSLAFLTGPLASTVRVIDRPSLVIGRDQGEIITHDPETSRQHASLAIHNDGTAWLTDLESTNGTFVDGQTIQGTVQLMDRQEFTCGKSTFMLLIRPEDQFSLE
- a CDS encoding MBL fold metallo-hydrolase, whose amino-acid sequence is MHYAALASGSKGNCHAFSDGERTLLIDAGLSLKQVRVRMESLGLDPRTIRAVALTHEHSDHIGAVGVILRNTNWVFLATPETKLAVERIHGIDIPGNRWIPLRAGFALDWCGWRVHPFTLPHDATDPVAYRVEVDGCNAAVVTDLGNPTALVADHCRDLDLLVLEANHDVDMLREGGYPPLLKARILSRVGHLSNVSMAELLASVLSPRLRTVVMAHLSEQNNDPELVRVVAAEVLRGWQASLHLAHQREPLRPELPPVLAAFH
- a CDS encoding DUF4410 domain-containing protein, whose translation is MRLTVALVALVSFGLAAQESPKAESAAPQVANPTVESAPVAPVIAAPKPTITETLDKGLLQMAWFGEKVAFAKGEDIDFYWIKPGTKLSGRTIAFKNWDDPVMLEKGRDGKDNSKAMALTDAMPSQIRGALSGAFEGKAKVSRTEGDLELIGRVVDCNAGSKAAKFMVGYGAGSATLTWDMKVVDAKTHELLMAVHHRVVSATFMSNLEDKVEKWSDKFARFLVQQTLR
- a CDS encoding CPBP family intramembrane metalloprotease, with the translated sequence MVKGAFLDASGSVRNGWKILGFGILLYLCMMLLGLLGLWKVLGFEWGMALAVLVPTAFCLRLERQPLPVAGLKPTLRWGGDFALGTIGGLLLMLLVAGLIFAVHGFHWQRSGGAHFGELAAGAWLYLAVAVNEELLFRGYLFQRLMKGTGTWIALPLMGLWFAYAHWDNPGMGGSVRLWAMLNIFLAGLLLGLAYLKTQRLALPMGIHLGWNWAQGSLLGFGVSGTMDTHGWVTPVFEGRPEWLTGGSFGLEASLPCALLCSLAILGLALWTPSPRA
- a CDS encoding tetratricopeptide repeat protein, with translation MADSTQHLLQRAFAHHQAGRHSEAEPLYREILSRNPGDPNALHLLGVLAQEAGRNEEAVDLIKRAIQAFPFGPAFHNNLANALKALGRLEEARIAYLEALRLQPDYTEAQSSLGLVLHALKRWDEAVAVFSAALRQRPNHPTVLNNLGVSLNLMGRLEEAAAAFRQSLAAHPDQPETHNNLGNVLYELGDVEGAMAHSRQALELRPGYTGAHSTLLLRLNYEPDLGSQELFEAHKEWSRVHETPHLARTRDFHVDLAPGRPLRVGYVSPDFRRHSVAAFFEPLLAAHDRTRVEVHCYSQVAHPDDITRRLCSLSDHWLKVVGLSDDALAEVIQQDRIDVLVDLAGHTANNRLPLFARRPAPVQVTWLGYPNTTGMQAFSARFTDEVADPQGAEALHSEPLFRLPRGFLCYGPPSGAPPVAPLPAHRQGHFTFGSFNSLLKVNPGVITAWAEILKRTPGSKLVLKGMLQRDGANRQRFERAFAEIGIDPDRLELAPAVPEFRDHLATYNQVDLALDPFPYNGTTTTCEALWMGVPTLTLRGDRHAGRVGASILTRVGLESFIAEDLDSYIQSAVAWTGRLGELAGIRAGLRERMAASDLCDARGFAAQVENAFEALWKQWENVRDQRSAPPSA
- a CDS encoding GNAT family N-acetyltransferase, whose product is MDSTLRASILADLDLHVRHRVAMFKDMDYGTDAGRDAMAAAFRDRLRTWLSTGEVRGVVAEAGGQAVAGALLQLKESLPNPLSPQAVRGYLFNVYTDPAFRGQGLARKLTLALLDVAKAQGIGMVELHASKHAEALYRSMGFEPTPEFRLILDEGIQKPGQWKERR
- a CDS encoding acyl-CoA carboxylase subunit beta, which encodes MEKKIETLKAKHAAALAGGGEARVSKQHEGGKLTARERIAAFLDEGSFEEMDALMVHRTPDLEKIPGDGVITGFGRVDGRPVAIFAQDFTVFGGSLSEGYAKKICKVMDLAMKIGCPVIGLNDSGGARIQEGVVSLGGYADIFLRNTLASGVVPQISLIMGPCAGGAVYSPAITDFITMVRGTSYMFVTGPDVIKAVTHEEVTKEELGGATTHSARSGVAHFVQASDLAALAHTRELLSFLPSNNLGEAPRKAPRTPQSLENPDLDSIVPDDASKPYDIRLIIKGIVDDAAFFEVHEAFAPNIVVGFARIEGRSVGIVANQPAFLAGVLDISASEKGARFVRFCDAFNIPIITFEDVPGFLPGVNQEHGGIIRHGAKLLFAFCEATVPKITIITRKAYGGAYCVMASKHIRTDFNYAYPTAEIAVMGAEGAVNVLHGKAVAGAADPVAKRAELIADYNEKFANPYIAAEFGFVDEVILPRETRKKLVRALALLDTKRDATPPKKHGNIPL
- a CDS encoding outer membrane lipoprotein carrier protein LolA, with amino-acid sequence MKLMNFLITCIALVAAVPVAGQAAAPLKELVERFDAAQAKVDTLQAPFTLTIRRSMLKTPTVTKGTLYLQGSEFAHFIFSAPEDLVLHLTPKALISYSPGSKEAQFVKIGVIKNSNRKFLGLGQKLSYLGEYFQIGLGQSKEVAGTYFLMLTPRTLGMKKRMQSLYIWVDQDSNLPRQLQWVERSGDTWQLELGALQTNQPLPPGVTGFKLPGGVSLKSEFSFFATRKK